The Pollutimonas sp. M17 sequence GGAGCGATTGGCGGTACTTGCGAACCCTGTCGTTGACATGTGACGCTGTCATGTTTGAGCTCATGGAAACGTTACATGAAACATTGTACAGCATATGCAAAATACCAGGCCTCAGTATCAGCTGGCTGCGTGCAAGGAGCTTGCCTCGTCAGCTTCCAGCCAGTGCCTGTGCCAGGCGCGCCATGGTGCTGTAGCCGCGCTCGAAGAAGCGGGCCAGGAAGGGCGCCGATTGCGGCAGCACGACGGCCAGCAGCACCAGGCCGGTCGTCAGGCTGATGGGGAAGCCCACGGCGAATACCGACAATTGCTGGGCCGTGCGGTTCAGGATGCCCAGGGAAAGGTTGATGGTCAGCAGCACGATGATCAGCGGCAGGGCCAGCAGCATGCCGGACACCATCAGCTCCGAACTCCATTCGAACAGCACGCCCCAACCGTTCGGGTCGAGCGAGCCCACTTGTATGGGCAGGACATCGAAGCTGCGGATGATGCCGCCCAGCATCATCAAATGGCCGTTCAGCGCCAGGAACAGCAGCATGGCCACGATGTTCATGATGCGCGACAGCACCGCCGTGTTGGCGCCCGTGGCAGGGTCGAAGAAGGAAGCGAAAGACAGCCCCATCTGAAGGCCGATGAACTCTCCGGCGGTCTGCACGGCGGCAAACACAATGCGCATGACCAGACCCAGCGCCATGCCGATAAGCACTTGCTGCAAGCCTATCCACAGCCCCGCGAAAGACGCGGTGGGCAATTGCGGCATGGGATCCAGGGCGGGGGCGATCGCCATGGTCAGCAGGATGGAGAATCCCACCTTGACCCGTAGCGGTATGGCCGAATCGCTCAGAAGCGGGGCCGTGCCCACCAGCGCCAGGATGCGGAAGAAAGGCCACAGAAAGGCATTCATCCAGGCATACAGCTGATCGATGTCGACCGCGATCATAGGACGGGCGGCGTGCCGGTTCCGCATGGCGCCGACGGGCGCCGACGCCGGCCGGGCCGATCGAGCGTACAGCGCATCAGGACACCAGGCCGGGAATCTGCGAAAACAGCGTCTGCATGTAGTCCACCATGGTGGTGATCAGCCAAGGGCCCAGCAGGACCAGCGCCGCCCCGACCGCCAGGAGCTTGGGGATGAACGACAAGGTCATTTCGTTGATCTGCGTGGCCGCCTGGAAGATGCTGATGAACAGGCCGACCACCAGTGTCACCAGCAGCAGGGGGCCCGCCATGGTCAGCGCCACCTTCATGGCAAGGTAGGTCATGGACATGACGGTTTCGGAATTCATGCGCCTCCCTTTACTGATAGAAGCTGCGGGCCAGCGAACCCAGCAGCAGATGCCAGCCGTCCGCCAGCACGAACAGCATGAGCTTGAACGGCAGCGAGATGGTGACCGGGGGCACCATCATCATGCCCAGGGCCATCAGCACACTGGCGACGACCAGATCGATGATCAGGAAGGGGATGAAGATCGTGAAGCCGATCTGGAAGGCCGTCTTCAGTTCGCTGGTCACGAAGGCCGGCACAAGCACCCGCAGCGGGACCTGATCGGGACTTTGTATCTCGGGCACATTGGCCATGTTGGCGAACATGGTCAGGTCGGTTTCGCGGGTCTGGTGCAGCATGAAGGTATGCAGCGGCTTTATGCCGCGGTCCAGCGCTTCCTCGAACGAGATCACACCCGTGCTGAGCGGCTGGTAGGCGGTGT is a genomic window containing:
- the fliR gene encoding flagellar biosynthetic protein FliR; the encoded protein is MIAVDIDQLYAWMNAFLWPFFRILALVGTAPLLSDSAIPLRVKVGFSILLTMAIAPALDPMPQLPTASFAGLWIGLQQVLIGMALGLVMRIVFAAVQTAGEFIGLQMGLSFASFFDPATGANTAVLSRIMNIVAMLLFLALNGHLMMLGGIIRSFDVLPIQVGSLDPNGWGVLFEWSSELMVSGMLLALPLIIVLLTINLSLGILNRTAQQLSVFAVGFPISLTTGLVLLAVVLPQSAPFLARFFERGYSTMARLAQALAGS
- the fliQ gene encoding flagellar biosynthesis protein FliQ, producing MNSETVMSMTYLAMKVALTMAGPLLLVTLVVGLFISIFQAATQINEMTLSFIPKLLAVGAALVLLGPWLITTMVDYMQTLFSQIPGLVS
- the fliP gene encoding flagellar type III secretion system pore protein FliP (The bacterial flagellar biogenesis protein FliP forms a type III secretion system (T3SS)-type pore required for flagellar assembly.), with translation MPALPLAALLGLLLALLWFPSSSLAQATLPAITSTTNQNGSQTWSLSIQTLVLLTMMSFLPAMLMMMTGFTRIIIVLGLLRNAMGTGASPPNSVLIGLSLFLTFFAMSPVFDQIYDTAYQPLSTGVISFEEALDRGIKPLHTFMLHQTRETDLTMFANMANVPEIQSPDQVPLRVLVPAFVTSELKTAFQIGFTIFIPFLIIDLVVASVLMALGMMMVPPVTISLPFKLMLFVLADGWHLLLGSLARSFYQ